In Rhizobium sp. N324, a single genomic region encodes these proteins:
- the tmk gene encoding dTMP kinase, producing MSSGAGLFVTFEGGEGAGKSTQIRRLAEALKGEGHDVLVTREPGGSPGAEAVRHVLLSGAAEAFGTRMEAILFAAARNDHVEEVIRPALAAGRIVLCDRFMDSSRVYQGVTGNLEPDFIETLQRIAINGVMPDCTVILDIPAKIGLERAQKRAAADAPDRFEKERLETHEKRREAFLDIAAREPERCHVINAMQSEEAIAAEIQAIVQQLLSRVGRTRTPEAAHHE from the coding sequence TTGTCATCCGGTGCGGGATTGTTCGTTACGTTTGAAGGCGGGGAGGGCGCTGGGAAATCCACGCAGATTCGCCGGCTCGCCGAGGCACTGAAGGGCGAAGGCCACGATGTGCTGGTGACGCGGGAACCGGGCGGATCGCCGGGAGCCGAGGCGGTGCGCCACGTGCTGCTGTCGGGGGCCGCCGAAGCCTTCGGCACGCGGATGGAGGCGATCCTTTTTGCGGCGGCACGCAACGACCATGTCGAAGAGGTGATCCGGCCTGCACTGGCCGCCGGCAGAATCGTGCTCTGCGACCGTTTCATGGATTCCTCCCGCGTCTACCAGGGCGTCACCGGCAATCTCGAGCCCGATTTCATCGAGACGCTGCAGCGCATCGCCATCAACGGCGTGATGCCGGATTGCACCGTGATCCTCGACATCCCCGCCAAAATCGGGCTGGAGCGGGCGCAGAAGCGCGCCGCCGCCGACGCTCCCGACCGCTTCGAGAAAGAGCGGCTCGAAACCCACGAGAAACGCCGCGAAGCCTTTCTCGATATTGCCGCCCGCGAGCCGGAGCGCTGTCACGTGATCAACGCCATGCAGAGCGAGGAGGCGATCGCCGCCGAGATTCAGGCGATCGTTCAACAACTGCTGTCGCGGGTAGGCCGCACCCGCACGCCGGAAGCCGCCCATCATGAGTGA
- a CDS encoding D-alanyl-D-alanine carboxypeptidase family protein, translated as MIEAATGTVLLAKNEDQGFSPASLAKLMTMDLVFDAVTKGQITFDTEYPVSEYAWRTGGAPSRTATMFASLKSRVRVEDLIKGVAIQGANDSCIILAEGMAGSEQQFAVSMTRRARELGMEKAEFGNSTGLPDGKSKVTAREMVTLATALQQSYPNLYPYFAQPDFEWNKIFQRNRNPLLGLDLGADGLATGFTEGEGYSIVASVERDGRRLFLALAGIASDKERTEEAKRVLEWGLTAFENRQIFAENEVIGAASVYGGMSRTVDLVAKAPVSVYIPISNPDRLSARIIYRWPLTAPVTPDTQAGTLRIFAGTRLLREVPLYTVQAVGEGSLSSRAVDAMLELGESLLFSWLWEKSAPG; from the coding sequence ATGATCGAGGCGGCCACCGGCACGGTGCTTCTCGCCAAGAACGAGGATCAGGGCTTTTCGCCGGCTTCGCTCGCCAAGCTGATGACGATGGATCTCGTCTTCGATGCGGTGACGAAGGGCCAGATCACCTTCGATACCGAATATCCCGTTTCCGAATATGCCTGGAGAACCGGCGGTGCGCCGTCGAGGACGGCAACGATGTTTGCCAGCCTCAAATCGCGCGTGCGCGTCGAGGACCTCATCAAAGGCGTCGCCATCCAGGGTGCCAATGACAGCTGCATCATCCTTGCCGAAGGCATGGCCGGAAGCGAGCAGCAATTTGCCGTGTCGATGACGCGGCGCGCCCGTGAGCTCGGCATGGAGAAGGCCGAGTTCGGCAATTCCACCGGCCTTCCCGACGGAAAGAGCAAAGTCACGGCGCGGGAGATGGTGACGCTGGCCACCGCCCTGCAGCAGTCCTATCCCAACCTCTATCCCTATTTTGCGCAGCCGGATTTCGAGTGGAACAAGATCTTCCAGCGCAACCGCAATCCCCTGCTCGGGCTCGATCTCGGCGCGGACGGGCTGGCCACCGGCTTTACCGAGGGCGAGGGCTACTCGATCGTCGCGTCGGTCGAGCGGGACGGCAGGCGGCTGTTTCTGGCGCTTGCCGGCATCGCTTCCGACAAGGAGCGGACGGAGGAGGCCAAGCGCGTGCTCGAATGGGGGCTGACGGCCTTCGAGAACCGGCAGATCTTCGCCGAAAATGAAGTGATCGGTGCCGCCAGCGTCTATGGCGGCATGTCGCGCACCGTCGATCTCGTGGCCAAAGCGCCGGTCAGCGTCTATATCCCAATTAGCAATCCCGACCGGCTGTCGGCGCGCATCATCTATCGCTGGCCGCTGACGGCGCCGGTGACACCAGATACCCAGGCAGGCACGCTCAGGATTTTCGCGGGAACCCGGCTGCTCAGGGAGGTGCCGCTCTATACGGTGCAGGCGGTCGGCGAAGGCTCGCTCAGCAGCCGGGCTGTCGACGCCATGCTGGAACTTGGGGAATCGCTGCTTTTCTCCTGGCTCTGGGAGAAGTCCGCGCCCGGCTGA
- a CDS encoding septal ring lytic transglycosylase RlpA family protein, with product MKLGYGAVSFATTARWLAVSAMCATVAACGTTQAVPKKKAHGKEYFSESEYGVKASPRVATGNNIPKGGGRYIVGNPYEVKGKWYYPKEDFAYNKVGVASWYGSAFHGRLTANGEVYDQMHLSAAHPTFPLPSYARVTNLESGSSVIVRVNDRGPYHEGRIIDLSNKTADMLDLQHSGTGKVRVQYVGRARMDGHDMPYLMASYVPKGSRIPGVNPEGQIATGVMVASNSRKITRDQLQSSEDYETPANVPVPMSATSYAGSTPSARYNAAAAPAPGAHILVAPAAASANNAPQAFDQMVVLPEIGPMPYERPLGSLALGYQNEDVKTVTVDLAFDAVMVRNDGLTQESILASAKRHQAKFAAR from the coding sequence ATGAAATTGGGATACGGGGCGGTGTCTTTCGCGACGACAGCACGGTGGCTGGCGGTATCGGCGATGTGTGCTACGGTTGCGGCGTGCGGCACGACGCAGGCGGTGCCGAAGAAGAAAGCCCACGGCAAAGAATATTTCTCCGAATCCGAATATGGCGTGAAGGCGAGCCCGCGGGTCGCCACCGGCAACAATATTCCCAAGGGCGGCGGCCGTTACATCGTCGGCAATCCTTACGAGGTGAAGGGCAAATGGTATTATCCGAAGGAAGACTTTGCCTATAACAAGGTCGGCGTCGCCTCCTGGTACGGCTCGGCCTTTCACGGGCGGCTGACGGCGAACGGCGAAGTCTACGATCAAATGCATCTTTCCGCCGCCCATCCGACCTTCCCGCTGCCGAGCTATGCGCGTGTCACCAATCTCGAAAGCGGTTCTTCCGTCATCGTGCGCGTCAACGATCGCGGCCCCTATCACGAAGGCCGCATCATCGACCTTTCGAACAAGACCGCCGATATGCTGGATCTGCAGCACAGCGGCACCGGCAAGGTGCGTGTGCAATATGTCGGCCGCGCCCGCATGGACGGCCACGACATGCCCTATCTGATGGCCTCCTATGTGCCGAAGGGCAGCCGCATTCCCGGCGTCAATCCGGAAGGCCAGATCGCAACCGGCGTGATGGTCGCCTCCAACAGCCGGAAGATCACCCGCGACCAGTTGCAGAGTTCGGAGGATTACGAAACGCCGGCCAACGTGCCGGTACCGATGTCGGCGACCTCCTATGCCGGCTCGACGCCGAGCGCGCGCTACAATGCTGCAGCCGCTCCTGCTCCGGGCGCCCATATCCTGGTGGCGCCGGCGGCAGCGTCCGCCAACAATGCCCCGCAAGCCTTCGATCAGATGGTCGTGCTGCCGGAGATCGGTCCCATGCCCTACGAACGGCCCCTGGGCTCGCTTGCGCTCGGTTACCAGAACGAGGACGTGAAGACGGTGACCGTCGATCTCGCCTTCGACGCGGTGATGGTGCGCAATGACGGGCTGACGCAGGAGTCGATTCTTGCTTCGGCCAAGCGTCATCAGGCCAAATTCGCCGCACGCTGA
- a CDS encoding GYD domain-containing protein, whose amino-acid sequence MAMYLTRFSYTPETWARMIENPEDRREAARRYIESVGGKLHGFWYSFGEHDGWNLWEAPDNVSMAAVALAIGAGGAVSSMETTVLLSVEDTIEALGKAKSVRYRPPAA is encoded by the coding sequence ATGGCCATGTATCTCACGCGCTTCAGCTACACGCCCGAAACATGGGCGCGCATGATCGAAAACCCCGAGGATCGCCGGGAGGCGGCCCGTCGCTACATTGAATCGGTGGGCGGCAAGCTCCATGGGTTCTGGTATTCCTTCGGCGAGCATGATGGTTGGAATTTGTGGGAGGCGCCCGACAACGTCTCGATGGCAGCTGTCGCGCTTGCTATCGGCGCCGGTGGGGCAGTCAGTTCCATGGAAACCACCGTTCTGCTCAGCGTCGAGGATACGATCGAAGCCTTGGGAAAGGCAAAGTCGGTTCGGTATCGCCCACCGGCAGCGTAA
- a CDS encoding MFS transporter: MKPIIAEPGEAVAERIFSVRWALASLSLSMLLPSLGTSIANVGLPSLAQGFDAAFQDVQWVVLAYLLAITTLIVSVGRLGDVTGRRRLLLIGILLFTLASVLCGLAPTLWLMIAARALQGLGAAIMMALTMAFVGETVPKATIGGAMGLLGTMSAIGTALGPSLGGLLIACFGWPAIFLVNVPLGAATFVLAYRYLPDDGGQKKDRAGFDTMGTLLLALTLSAYALAMTIGHGRLGLLNLALLLTAAFSAGLFVFAEARTASPLIRLPVFRNRALTASLAMNALVSTVMMATLVVAPFYLSRALGLGEALVGAVMSIGPVISILSGVPAGRLVDRLDAPFVVTAGLVAMAAGSIALAVLPGIAGYIAGIAMLTPGYQLFQAANNTAVMADVQPHQRGVISGVLNLSRNLGLITGASVMGAVFAYGSATPEIATARPEAVHAGMQITFGVAAALIAVALTIAAGTYRRRTSSEGA, translated from the coding sequence GTGAAACCGATCATTGCTGAGCCCGGCGAGGCCGTCGCCGAACGCATATTTTCCGTCCGCTGGGCCCTCGCCAGCCTTTCCCTCTCCATGCTGCTGCCATCGCTCGGCACCAGCATCGCCAATGTCGGTCTGCCAAGCCTGGCACAGGGCTTCGACGCCGCCTTCCAGGACGTGCAGTGGGTCGTGCTCGCATATCTCCTTGCCATCACGACGCTGATCGTCAGCGTCGGGCGGCTCGGCGATGTCACCGGCCGGAGACGGCTGCTGCTTATCGGTATCCTGCTCTTCACGCTGGCCTCGGTCCTCTGCGGCCTTGCGCCGACGCTGTGGCTGATGATTGCGGCGCGCGCGCTGCAGGGTCTGGGTGCGGCGATCATGATGGCGCTGACCATGGCCTTTGTCGGTGAAACGGTGCCGAAGGCGACGATCGGCGGCGCCATGGGGCTGCTCGGAACCATGTCGGCGATCGGCACGGCTCTTGGGCCGTCGCTGGGCGGTCTGCTGATCGCCTGTTTCGGTTGGCCGGCAATCTTCCTCGTCAACGTGCCGCTCGGTGCTGCGACCTTCGTTCTCGCCTATCGTTATCTGCCGGACGACGGCGGACAGAAGAAGGATCGGGCCGGATTCGATACCATGGGCACGCTGCTGCTTGCCCTGACGCTTTCGGCCTATGCGCTGGCGATGACGATCGGGCATGGCCGCCTTGGCCTGTTGAACCTCGCCCTGCTGCTCACAGCCGCATTCAGCGCCGGTCTCTTCGTCTTCGCCGAGGCGAGAACGGCATCGCCGCTGATCCGACTTCCGGTGTTCCGCAATCGCGCGCTCACCGCAAGCCTAGCGATGAACGCGCTCGTTTCGACGGTGATGATGGCGACGCTGGTGGTCGCGCCCTTCTATCTCTCGCGTGCGCTCGGACTCGGCGAAGCGCTGGTTGGAGCCGTCATGTCGATCGGTCCCGTGATCTCCATCCTCAGCGGCGTCCCGGCCGGTCGCCTGGTCGACCGTCTGGACGCGCCATTCGTGGTTACCGCAGGGCTCGTCGCCATGGCCGCCGGCTCCATCGCTCTCGCCGTGCTGCCCGGAATTGCCGGCTACATCGCCGGCATCGCGATGCTGACACCCGGCTATCAGCTGTTCCAGGCGGCCAACAACACAGCCGTCATGGCGGATGTGCAGCCGCACCAGCGCGGTGTCATCTCCGGCGTGCTCAACCTGTCGCGCAATCTCGGGCTGATTACCGGCGCATCCGTCATGGGGGCCGTGTTCGCATATGGATCGGCAACGCCCGAGATCGCTACGGCACGTCCCGAGGCCGTGCATGCAGGCATGCAGATCACCTTCGGCGTCGCAGCGGCATTGATCGCCGTCGCGCTCACCATTGCGGCCGGGACCTACCGTCGCCGAACCAGTTCCGAAGGAGCATGA
- a CDS encoding LysR family transcriptional regulator — translation MSTPDLNLLVTLEVLLAEGSVARAAHRLRLSPSAMSRALARLRETTGDPLLVRAGRGLVPTPRALELRERVGRIVEDAQAVLRPAEALDLKRLVRTFTLRASEGFAESFGPDLIASLGDEAPGVRLRFVQKPDKDSAPLRDGSVDLETGIVGETMGPELRAQALFRDRFIGVVRAGHPLCQGELTATRYAAGRHIAVSRRGLDKGPIDEALDALGLERQIVTIVGGFSTALALARASDLIACVPERHTGALRREMHSFPLPVPIPEITLSLLWHPRMDADPGHRWLRGCVRDACAAT, via the coding sequence ATGTCGACACCCGATCTCAACCTGCTTGTCACCCTGGAAGTGCTGCTTGCCGAAGGCAGCGTTGCCCGCGCCGCCCACAGGCTGCGACTCAGCCCATCGGCGATGAGCCGGGCGTTGGCGCGACTGCGAGAGACGACGGGCGATCCGCTGCTGGTGCGCGCCGGCCGCGGCCTCGTCCCCACGCCCCGGGCACTGGAACTGCGCGAGCGGGTCGGCCGGATCGTCGAGGATGCGCAGGCGGTGCTGCGCCCTGCCGAGGCGCTTGATCTCAAACGCCTGGTCCGAACGTTCACGCTGCGCGCCAGCGAGGGCTTCGCCGAGAGCTTCGGACCCGACCTTATCGCCAGCCTCGGTGATGAAGCGCCCGGCGTGCGGCTGCGCTTCGTGCAGAAACCGGATAAGGACAGCGCCCCGTTGCGCGACGGCAGCGTCGACCTGGAAACCGGCATCGTCGGCGAAACGATGGGGCCGGAGTTGAGGGCGCAGGCCTTGTTCCGCGACCGGTTCATCGGCGTCGTGCGCGCAGGGCATCCGCTCTGCCAGGGCGAGCTCACGGCCACCCGATATGCGGCCGGCCGGCACATCGCCGTCTCGCGGCGCGGGCTCGACAAGGGACCGATCGATGAAGCTCTCGATGCGCTCGGGCTGGAACGGCAGATCGTCACCATTGTCGGCGGTTTTTCCACGGCGCTGGCGCTCGCCCGCGCCTCGGATCTGATCGCCTGTGTTCCGGAACGGCACACAGGCGCATTGCGCCGGGAAATGCACAGTTTTCCCCTGCCCGTTCCGATCCCAGAGATCACGCTTTCCTTGCTCTGGCATCCGAGGATGGATGCCGATCCGGGCCATCGCTGGCTGCGCGGCTGCGTTCGGGATGCCTGCGCGGCGACGTGA
- a CDS encoding alkylphosphonate utilization protein, translated as MADDIIVKDSNGSQLHDGDSVTLIKDLKVKGTSETLKRGTLVKGIRLTDNPGEIECNTKQVKGLVLKTEFLKKA; from the coding sequence ATGGCCGACGACATCATCGTAAAGGACAGCAACGGAAGCCAGCTTCACGACGGCGATTCCGTGACGCTGATCAAGGACCTCAAGGTCAAGGGAACCTCCGAGACGCTGAAGCGTGGAACATTGGTCAAGGGCATTCGCCTGACCGACAATCCCGGCGAAATCGAGTGCAACACCAAGCAGGTCAAAGGCCTGGTGCTGAAGACGGAATTCCTCAAGAAGGCATAG
- a CDS encoding transglutaminase-like domain-containing protein, with protein sequence MKIRAGFHLGYECIQPTPMLLALNIHPSRRADLLSEQVLTFDRPIETWEYTDGFGNACSRIVAPAGVTTISTEFEIYDSGQPDVVPDDAVQHAINDLPDEVLVFLLGSRYCDTDRLADFAWATFSSTPLGWARVQAISDFVHDHITFDYLKADLLRTAHGGFVDKAGVCRDFAHLAIALCRCMNIPARYCTGYLGDIGVPIDPNPMDFSAWFEVFLGGHWHTVDARHNAPRIGRILMGTGRDATDVAMSTAFGPATLTRFEVITEEVPQVGTREAGPMPS encoded by the coding sequence ATGAAAATACGCGCCGGGTTTCATCTGGGCTATGAATGCATACAGCCGACGCCGATGCTGCTTGCTCTTAACATTCATCCTTCGCGCCGCGCCGATCTTCTCAGCGAGCAGGTCCTGACATTCGATCGGCCGATCGAAACCTGGGAATATACCGACGGTTTCGGCAATGCCTGCAGCCGGATCGTCGCCCCGGCTGGAGTGACGACGATCTCCACCGAGTTCGAGATCTACGACAGCGGCCAACCCGACGTCGTTCCCGACGACGCCGTGCAGCACGCGATCAACGACCTGCCGGACGAGGTGCTCGTCTTCCTGCTCGGCAGCCGCTATTGCGATACCGACAGGCTTGCCGATTTCGCCTGGGCAACCTTCTCGTCGACGCCGCTCGGCTGGGCGCGTGTCCAGGCGATCTCCGATTTCGTCCACGACCACATCACCTTCGACTACCTGAAGGCGGACCTTCTCCGGACCGCGCATGGCGGCTTCGTCGACAAGGCAGGCGTCTGCCGCGACTTTGCCCATCTCGCCATCGCGCTGTGCCGATGCATGAATATCCCGGCCCGCTATTGCACCGGCTATCTCGGCGATATCGGTGTTCCGATCGATCCCAACCCGATGGATTTCAGCGCCTGGTTCGAGGTCTTTCTCGGCGGTCACTGGCATACGGTCGATGCCCGTCACAACGCGCCGCGCATCGGCCGAATCCTGATGGGAACCGGCCGCGACGCCACCGACGTCGCAATGTCGACGGCCTTCGGACCGGCTACGCTTACCCGCTTCGAGGTGATCACCGAGGAAGTGCCGCAGGTGGGGACGAGGGAGGCCGGTCCTATGCCTTCTTGA
- a CDS encoding transglutaminase family protein produces MTIFSVRHITSYRYVREVDFGEHRLMFRPRDSFDQRLIEASLTIYPEESHVRWIHDVFGNCVALIDISRPASELRFETWITLDHTPQVALDLKVDDQALTYPFSYDKDEIADLTPAMQRHYPDPGDEVGRWARRFVRQGRPTETGHMLMTLCYAIRESFVYARRMEHGTQTPLQTLQLRSGTCRDFALLMMEAARVLGLAARFVTGYVYVPDRDGSTVLGGGSTHAWCQVYLPGAGWAEFDPTNGIVGNRDLIRVAVARDPRQAVPLSGSYDGDGTDFDSMTVQVNVTTKEV; encoded by the coding sequence ATGACGATATTTTCCGTCCGCCACATCACGTCCTATCGTTACGTCAGGGAAGTCGATTTCGGCGAGCATCGTTTGATGTTCCGGCCGCGCGACAGTTTCGACCAGCGGCTGATCGAAGCGTCGTTGACGATATATCCTGAGGAAAGTCATGTGCGCTGGATCCACGATGTTTTCGGCAATTGCGTGGCGCTCATCGATATTTCGAGGCCGGCGTCCGAGCTTCGCTTCGAAACCTGGATCACGCTCGATCATACGCCCCAGGTTGCCCTCGATCTCAAGGTGGACGATCAGGCCCTGACCTATCCCTTCTCCTACGACAAGGACGAGATTGCCGATCTGACGCCGGCGATGCAGCGCCATTATCCCGACCCGGGCGACGAGGTGGGACGCTGGGCGCGCCGGTTCGTGCGCCAGGGGCGTCCGACGGAGACCGGGCATATGCTGATGACGCTGTGCTACGCCATTCGGGAAAGTTTCGTCTATGCCCGCCGGATGGAGCACGGAACGCAGACACCGCTCCAGACTTTGCAGCTTCGCTCCGGCACTTGCCGGGATTTCGCGCTCTTGATGATGGAGGCGGCACGCGTGCTCGGCTTGGCGGCGCGGTTCGTCACGGGTTATGTCTATGTCCCCGACCGGGACGGCTCCACCGTGCTCGGCGGCGGCTCCACCCATGCATGGTGCCAGGTTTACCTTCCCGGCGCCGGCTGGGCGGAATTCGACCCGACCAACGGGATTGTCGGCAACCGCGATCTCATTCGTGTCGCCGTCGCCCGCGATCCGCGCCAGGCGGTGCCGTTAAGCGGCAGCTATGATGGCGATGGGACGGATTTCGACAGCATGACGGTGCAGGTCAACGTCACCACGAAGGAAGTCTAA
- a CDS encoding GlsB/YeaQ/YmgE family stress response membrane protein has product MENAGVGWIAAIIIGGIAGWLAEKVMSSNMGLLMNILLGIVGAIVANWILGLLHIQPLAGWLGYLITGFVGACILIFVGRAIRR; this is encoded by the coding sequence ATGGAAAACGCAGGCGTGGGTTGGATTGCAGCCATCATCATCGGTGGCATCGCCGGATGGCTGGCGGAAAAAGTCATGAGCAGCAACATGGGTTTGCTGATGAACATATTGCTCGGTATCGTCGGCGCCATCGTCGCCAACTGGATCCTGGGTCTGTTGCACATCCAACCGCTGGCTGGTTGGCTGGGTTACCTGATCACCGGTTTCGTCGGTGCTTGCATTCTGATTTTCGTCGGTCGCGCCATCCGACGCTGA
- a CDS encoding peptidylprolyl isomerase: MFHILRRAAQTWVAKLLLLLLVVSFGAWGVSHQLLSGGSSTTVVTVGDQHVDVNEFHLAYQRQVASLGQQFGMRLTPEQARAFGVEQQVLAQLVAGASLDQLAEDMNLGLSEDRLAQLIADDPAFKAVNGKFDRELFVSRLRNANIRQDDYIKERSKVAVRSQVVDAISNGFTAPKTLVDALKLYGNESRSIDYLLLTNANIEPIKAPADDVLAAWFESVKQRYQAPEYRKLVYLSLQPADIADAATVTDDQIHEAFDKSKDTYRTPESRTIEQLTFASKDLATAAEAALKGGTSFDQLVSDQGKTASDVLLGEFTKDKVPDQAVADAAFAVSKDGGTTPVVDGSFGSVILRVTNIKPETTKNFDEVKEDIRKQLALSNASQEVINVHDRIEDLRAGGATLEDIAGQLKLKAVTVDAVDMTGADKDGKEVKDIPVKQQLLGEAFKTEVGVDAPPLPIGNDGYVWFNVREITPTRERPVAEVREKAVEDWTAEQQKVELAKKADALKAEAAKGTALADIAAPLGIAVESKSGVTRSTDDPVLGRAGVTAAFSGPIDAVASAVGADPSTQILMKVTEVNSEPTSDALNNRDAQITAMANAAGDDILDQMVNLLQTQYGAQINQTLAEQATLR; the protein is encoded by the coding sequence ATGTTCCATATCCTGAGAAGAGCTGCTCAGACCTGGGTTGCCAAGCTGCTCCTGCTTCTCCTCGTCGTCTCCTTCGGCGCCTGGGGCGTGTCGCATCAGCTCTTGTCGGGCGGCAGCAGCACCACGGTCGTGACCGTCGGCGATCAGCATGTGGACGTCAACGAATTCCACCTCGCCTACCAGCGCCAGGTGGCAAGCCTCGGCCAGCAGTTCGGCATGCGCCTCACCCCGGAACAGGCCCGCGCCTTCGGCGTCGAGCAACAGGTGCTCGCCCAACTCGTTGCCGGCGCCTCGCTCGACCAGCTCGCCGAAGACATGAACCTCGGCCTGTCCGAAGACCGCCTCGCCCAGCTGATCGCCGACGATCCGGCTTTCAAGGCCGTCAACGGCAAGTTCGACCGTGAACTCTTCGTCTCGCGGCTGCGCAATGCCAATATCCGCCAGGACGATTACATCAAGGAGCGCAGCAAGGTCGCCGTCCGCAGCCAGGTCGTCGATGCCATATCGAACGGCTTCACCGCCCCGAAGACGCTGGTCGACGCGCTGAAGCTCTATGGCAATGAAAGCCGCAGCATCGATTATCTGCTGCTCACCAACGCCAATATCGAACCGATCAAGGCACCTGCCGACGATGTGCTGGCAGCGTGGTTCGAGAGCGTCAAGCAGCGCTACCAGGCGCCTGAGTATCGCAAACTCGTCTATCTCTCGCTGCAGCCCGCCGATATCGCCGACGCCGCGACCGTCACCGACGATCAGATCCACGAAGCCTTCGACAAGAGCAAGGATACCTACCGCACGCCGGAAAGCCGCACCATCGAACAGCTGACCTTTGCCAGCAAGGATCTTGCCACCGCTGCCGAAGCGGCGCTGAAGGGCGGCACCAGCTTCGACCAGCTGGTCTCCGACCAGGGCAAGACGGCAAGCGACGTGCTGCTCGGCGAATTCACCAAGGACAAGGTACCCGACCAGGCCGTGGCCGACGCGGCCTTCGCAGTTTCGAAGGATGGCGGCACGACACCTGTCGTCGATGGCTCCTTCGGCTCCGTCATCCTGCGCGTCACCAACATCAAGCCGGAAACCACCAAGAATTTCGATGAGGTGAAGGAGGACATCCGCAAGCAGCTGGCGCTTTCCAATGCCTCGCAGGAAGTAATCAACGTTCATGACCGCATCGAGGATCTGCGCGCCGGCGGCGCCACGCTCGAGGATATCGCCGGCCAGCTGAAACTGAAGGCCGTGACCGTCGACGCCGTCGATATGACCGGCGCCGACAAGGACGGCAAAGAGGTCAAGGATATTCCCGTCAAGCAGCAGCTGCTTGGCGAAGCCTTCAAGACCGAGGTCGGCGTCGATGCGCCGCCGCTGCCGATCGGCAATGACGGCTATGTCTGGTTCAACGTTCGCGAAATTACCCCGACCCGCGAGCGCCCGGTGGCCGAAGTGCGGGAAAAAGCGGTAGAGGACTGGACGGCGGAACAGCAGAAGGTCGAACTCGCCAAGAAGGCCGACGCATTGAAGGCCGAAGCCGCCAAGGGCACCGCGCTTGCCGATATCGCAGCGCCGCTCGGCATCGCCGTCGAAAGCAAGAGCGGCGTCACCCGCTCCACCGATGACCCGGTGCTTGGCCGCGCCGGCGTCACCGCCGCCTTCTCCGGCCCGATCGATGCGGTCGCGAGCGCTGTCGGCGCCGATCCCTCGACGCAGATCCTGATGAAGGTCACCGAAGTCAACAGCGAGCCGACCAGCGACGCGCTGAACAACCGCGATGCCCAGATCACCGCCATGGCCAACGCCGCCGGCGACGATATTCTCGATCAGATGGTCAACCTGCTGCAGACGCAGTACGGCGCGCAGATCAACCAGACGCTAGCCGAACAGGCGACGCTTCGTTAG